In Brienomyrus brachyistius isolate T26 unplaced genomic scaffold, BBRACH_0.4 scaffold43, whole genome shotgun sequence, a single genomic region encodes these proteins:
- the LOC125722859 gene encoding immunoglobulin kappa light chain-like, translating to GDSVTLTCFCPEDVSYVAWFKQAVGQKPQLMAKALLYVPGEFYKEYKSIKRYSLLNAEGSFNLTISNVEPSDSAVYYCAAVFLHEVTFGNGTFVITTGKDSNSRTVVQQPVSDTLQPGDSVSLQCTIETGSCAGEHSVYWFRHGSGESLPGVIYSHGNSSDECEKSPEAGSPTRSCVYSLPKGNLSLSDAGTYYCAVAMCGEMLFGNGTKLDID from the exons ggagacagtgtgaccctgacatgcttctgtccagAAGATGTTTCTTATGTTGCTTGGTTCAAACAAGCTGTTGGTCAGAAGCCCCAgctcatggcgaaagcacttctctacgtacctggtgaattttacaaggaatataaaagcataaaacgttactccttactgaatgcagaggggagttttaacctcactatttctaacgtggagccgtcagattctgcagtgtattattgtgctgctgtgtttcttcatgaggtcacctttgggaatggaacctttgtcataaccacag gtaaagactccaacagcaggactgtggtacagcagcctgtgtctgacacattgcagccaggagactctgtgagtctgcagtgtacgatagagactgggagctgtgcaggagaacacagtgtttactggttcagacatggatcaggagaatcccttcctggagtcatttacagccacggaaacagcagtgatgagtgtgagaagagccctgaggctggatctcctacacggagctgcgtctacagcctccccaaggggaacctcagcctctccgatgctgggacttactactgcgccgtggccatgtgtggggagatgctgtttggcaaTGGGAccaagctggatatagat